The Candidatus Binatia bacterium genome includes a region encoding these proteins:
- a CDS encoding tetratricopeptide repeat protein produces the protein MSPLTSPGGRGRPDGNARFRAWLAVLGAAYAAALALASRSTSASLWGIHHAAFLDGTTRALVLGLAALGAALLVLSAARGVRQRVAAPRSSKARGPALATILPLYALPLIGIAFWSFRVRSYFLGDGIVWLANLTSGQFPRFSEPLSTETWHGYTRALHALGLVPDAASLALLSVLCGVITAGLLWLLAREMAPRARGQIAGAALLLTLGVTQLYFGYIESYPIVSVLVVAYLLAGSRAARSERPEILPGIALALVAAAHIVSLLLAPSYVWLVARMRAPLWRRALLLLVPAILAAGLFAWLRFSVADLLRPFHTMETALQGGSGAFGFTARGFLSARRWVDLLNLALLLAPVPIVVLGARLLAGWGHHAEGATSSRAPVFLAMAGAPGLLAALFLVVPGSPAQDWDLLAIVLLPAAVAAVAATLPALERASRPALAGLAILGLAGLSGFVLVNADEAAGLRRFTSLVGEDAALRPHERAYGNEKLATYWSNRGDYDRALVHARRAVEAEPANPRYWVKAGGALVSLGRQDEAVPFFTEAIRRDPGRADAYYDLGICYAKAERYDEAVGAFRSAVLRDGDRPDYRHNLGLMLYAAGKPDSARLVWMEVLRRWEGYPLTVRSMARRFGGAESTATAAMSP, from the coding sequence ATGTCCCCCCTCACGTCCCCCGGAGGGCGGGGTAGGCCGGACGGGAACGCACGCTTCCGGGCGTGGCTCGCCGTCCTGGGCGCCGCCTACGCCGCGGCCCTGGCACTTGCGAGCCGCAGCACGTCCGCAAGCCTGTGGGGCATTCATCACGCCGCGTTCCTGGATGGGACCACCCGCGCTCTGGTCCTGGGCCTTGCGGCGCTCGGTGCCGCACTCCTCGTTTTGTCGGCGGCGCGCGGTGTCCGGCAGCGTGTCGCGGCCCCGCGTTCCTCGAAGGCGCGTGGTCCCGCGCTCGCGACGATCCTGCCGCTGTACGCGCTCCCTCTGATCGGCATCGCCTTCTGGTCGTTCCGCGTCCGCTCCTATTTTCTCGGCGACGGAATCGTGTGGCTCGCCAACCTCACCTCGGGGCAATTTCCTCGATTCAGCGAGCCGCTCTCGACCGAGACGTGGCATGGCTACACGCGCGCGCTTCACGCGCTGGGCCTGGTGCCCGACGCCGCCTCCCTGGCCCTGCTTTCGGTCCTCTGCGGCGTGATCACGGCGGGTCTCCTGTGGCTGCTTGCGCGCGAGATGGCGCCGAGGGCGCGGGGGCAGATCGCCGGCGCCGCGCTCCTGCTCACGCTCGGGGTCACCCAGCTCTATTTCGGATACATCGAGAGCTACCCGATCGTGAGCGTGCTCGTCGTCGCGTATCTCCTCGCCGGCTCTCGGGCCGCGCGCTCGGAGCGCCCGGAGATCTTGCCCGGGATCGCGCTGGCGCTGGTGGCGGCGGCGCACATCGTCTCGCTGCTGCTCGCGCCGTCCTACGTCTGGCTGGTGGCGCGGATGCGCGCGCCCCTGTGGCGAAGGGCGCTCCTGCTCCTCGTCCCCGCGATCCTCGCGGCGGGCCTCTTCGCCTGGCTCCGCTTCAGCGTGGCCGACCTGCTGCGTCCGTTCCATACGATGGAAACCGCGCTCCAGGGAGGGAGCGGGGCGTTCGGCTTTACGGCACGCGGCTTCCTCTCGGCGCGACGATGGGTCGATCTCCTGAATCTGGCCCTGCTGCTCGCGCCGGTGCCCATCGTGGTCCTTGGCGCTCGCCTGCTCGCCGGGTGGGGGCATCATGCGGAGGGCGCCACATCGAGCCGGGCTCCGGTGTTTCTGGCGATGGCCGGAGCGCCGGGTCTCCTCGCCGCGCTCTTCCTCGTGGTGCCCGGCTCGCCCGCCCAGGACTGGGATCTCCTCGCGATCGTTCTCCTGCCCGCGGCGGTGGCCGCCGTCGCGGCAACCCTGCCCGCGCTCGAGCGAGCTTCGCGACCCGCCCTGGCGGGACTCGCGATCCTCGGCCTGGCCGGCCTCTCGGGGTTCGTCCTGGTGAATGCCGACGAAGCCGCGGGGCTCCGTCGCTTCACATCGCTCGTGGGCGAGGACGCGGCGCTTCGACCCCACGAGCGCGCCTACGGCAACGAGAAGCTCGCCACCTACTGGTCGAACCGCGGCGACTACGATCGCGCGCTCGTCCACGCCCGTCGGGCGGTCGAAGCCGAGCCCGCGAATCCGCGCTACTGGGTCAAGGCGGGAGGGGCCTTGGTGTCGCTGGGCCGCCAGGACGAGGCGGTCCCGTTCTTCACCGAAGCCATCCGCCGCGATCCCGGCCGCGCGGACGCCTATTACGACCTGGGAATCTGCTATGCCAAGGCGGAGCGCTACGACGAGGCGGTGGGCGCGTTCCGCTCCGCCGTCCTCAGGGACGGCGACCGCCCCGACTACCGCCACAATCTCGGGTTGATGCTCTACGCGGCAGGGAAGCCCGACTCGGCGCGGCTCGTCTGGATGGAGGTCTTGCGACGCTGGGAGGGCTATCCGCTGACCGTGCGCTCGATGGCCCGGCGGTTCGGCGGTGCGGAGAGCACCGCCACTGCCGCCATGAGCCCGTGA
- a CDS encoding S8 family serine peptidase, with protein sequence MNARGRGNVLARVARIALVALVATTASRSARGEGNAVPGELIVKYRSGVSESRREQLAAAIPGLTRVSRLWIGADHVRVPPEAAARAIATLSELPDVEYAQPNHYVYAQATPNDPSFTQLWGMLNTGQGGGYAGCDIDATLAWDLYTGDPTLKIGVIDTGIDYTHPDLAANVWTNPGETPGNGKDDDRNGYVDDVHGYDVVNHDGDPMDDGFHGTHVAGTIGAVGNNGAGVTGVNWHCRMVAIKFMDATGVGTEADAIAAIGYSVAVGCRLTNNSWGNMPGSQAMLDAINAAGAAGQLMIFAAGNNGWNIDAVPFYPPSYRAPNMIVVTSTDGRDLRPTLTNYGPLTVNLGAPGYGIYSCKPGGLYQSLNGTSMAAPHVTGVAALAMGLLPSATIGQIRQLILANTDPIASMNGTTSTGGRLNAYKVLLNADGVPPSRVTDLAAADVGSTVLGLAWTAPGDDGLTGTAAQYELRMSASPIDETNFGSATPVPLPPPRAGGQGESAEVSGLAFTTGYHFAIRAVDELGNRGPVSNDAPATTLGIPAIALNPPAYTIYVAPGWVRDTTLVVSNVGQGRLDFRLPSPSAAPWLSAMPDSGRVLAGGQAAVTLHVDATGLFDGAYDATVSLTENDPVTPASSVPVHLVVNVLTAVGDAPGPERFQFRRVSRTPASDHATLELSLPGSGRAEVLLFDARGRRVARLVEGFLPGGVHRLQWDGTDAGGARVGSGLYFARARTRFGTSVLRIVVLE encoded by the coding sequence ATGAACGCGCGAGGGCGAGGGAACGTTCTGGCACGAGTCGCGCGGATCGCCCTGGTCGCCCTGGTTGCGACCACGGCCTCGCGGTCCGCCCGGGGGGAGGGGAACGCCGTCCCCGGCGAGCTGATCGTGAAATACCGAAGCGGCGTGTCGGAGAGCCGCCGGGAGCAGCTCGCGGCGGCGATTCCCGGGCTCACGCGCGTGAGCCGGCTATGGATCGGCGCCGATCACGTTCGCGTCCCCCCTGAGGCCGCCGCCCGCGCGATCGCCACGTTGAGCGAACTCCCCGACGTCGAATACGCCCAGCCGAACCACTACGTCTACGCCCAGGCCACCCCGAACGACCCCAGCTTCACGCAGCTCTGGGGGATGCTGAACACGGGGCAGGGGGGCGGGTACGCGGGCTGCGACATCGACGCGACCCTGGCCTGGGACCTCTACACCGGCGATCCGACGCTGAAGATCGGCGTGATCGACACCGGCATCGACTACACGCATCCCGACCTGGCCGCGAACGTCTGGACCAACCCCGGCGAGACCCCGGGCAACGGCAAGGACGACGACAGGAACGGCTACGTGGACGACGTGCACGGCTACGACGTCGTGAACCACGACGGCGACCCCATGGACGACGGCTTCCACGGAACGCACGTCGCCGGAACGATCGGCGCCGTGGGGAACAACGGCGCCGGCGTGACCGGGGTGAACTGGCACTGCCGCATGGTGGCGATCAAGTTCATGGATGCGACCGGGGTGGGAACGGAGGCGGACGCGATCGCGGCCATCGGCTACTCCGTCGCGGTCGGCTGCAGGCTGACGAACAACTCCTGGGGCAACATGCCGGGCAGCCAGGCGATGCTGGACGCGATCAACGCCGCCGGGGCCGCGGGGCAGCTGATGATCTTCGCGGCGGGAAACAACGGATGGAACATCGATGCCGTGCCGTTCTACCCGCCCTCCTACCGGGCGCCGAACATGATCGTCGTCACGTCCACCGACGGACGGGATCTTCGCCCCACGCTGACCAACTACGGCCCGCTGACCGTGAATCTCGGCGCGCCCGGCTACGGCATCTACTCGTGCAAGCCGGGTGGGCTCTATCAGTCGCTGAACGGGACCTCGATGGCAGCGCCGCACGTCACCGGCGTGGCGGCTCTCGCCATGGGCCTCCTCCCGTCCGCGACGATCGGGCAGATCCGCCAGCTCATCCTGGCCAACACCGATCCGATCGCCTCGATGAACGGCACCACCTCCACCGGCGGCCGGCTGAACGCCTACAAGGTTCTCCTGAACGCCGACGGCGTGCCGCCCTCGCGCGTGACCGATCTCGCGGCCGCCGACGTCGGCTCGACGGTGCTGGGGCTGGCCTGGACCGCTCCCGGCGACGACGGGCTCACGGGCACGGCCGCCCAGTACGAGCTCCGGATGTCGGCGTCCCCGATCGACGAGACCAACTTCGGCAGCGCCACGCCGGTCCCGCTTCCACCACCCAGGGCGGGCGGCCAGGGCGAGAGCGCCGAAGTGTCGGGCCTCGCATTCACGACCGGCTACCATTTCGCGATCCGGGCGGTGGACGAGCTCGGAAATCGCGGGCCGGTGTCGAACGACGCGCCGGCGACGACGCTCGGCATCCCGGCGATCGCGCTGAACCCGCCCGCCTACACGATCTATGTCGCGCCGGGATGGGTGCGGGACACCACGCTCGTCGTGTCGAACGTCGGACAGGGGAGGCTCGATTTCCGGCTGCCGTCGCCCTCCGCCGCGCCGTGGCTCTCCGCCATGCCCGACTCCGGGCGCGTGCTCGCGGGAGGCCAAGCCGCGGTCACGCTGCACGTCGACGCGACCGGGCTCTTCGATGGCGCGTACGATGCCACCGTCTCGCTCACCGAGAACGACCCCGTGACGCCCGCCTCGAGCGTACCCGTCCATCTCGTCGTGAACGTGCTGACGGCCGTCGGGGACGCGCCCGGCCCGGAGCGCTTCCAATTCCGGAGGGTGTCCCGGACGCCGGCCTCCGACCACGCGACCCTGGAGCTGTCGCTGCCGGGAAGCGGGCGGGCGGAAGTCCTCCTCTTCGACGCCCGAGGGCGGCGCGTCGCGCGCCTGGTGGAGGGGTTCCTGCCGGGCGGGGTGCACCGGCTTCAATGGGACGGCACCGACGCGGGAGGAGCCCGCGTGGGATCGGGACTCTACTTCGCCCGGGCCCGCACGCGCTTCGGGACGTCGGTCTTGCGGATCGTCGTTCTGGAATAG